A stretch of the Agrobacterium fabrum str. C58 genome encodes the following:
- a CDS encoding HU family DNA-binding protein, producing MAEKIASEQNLTKAQAKSIVETVFASITTAATSGAETSIPGFGKFKIKDTPEREARNPATGATIKVAAAKKLTFQPAKALKDVLNK from the coding sequence ATCGCCGAAAAGATCGCATCCGAACAGAACCTGACCAAAGCCCAGGCGAAATCGATCGTCGAAACCGTCTTCGCGTCGATCACGACGGCAGCCACGTCCGGAGCGGAAACATCTATCCCGGGATTCGGCAAGTTCAAGATCAAGGATACCCCGGAGCGTGAGGCTCGCAATCCGGCAACCGGCGCCACCATCAAGGTTGCCGCTGCGAAGAAGCTTACGTTTCAGCCTGCCAAAGCACTGAAAGATGTGCTGAACAAGTGA
- a CDS encoding WGR domain-containing protein — protein MGTHHYQLYCQRIDANRNMARYYALAIRPTLFGEIAVVRSWGRIGKAGGEMTEVFGNDNDAISRFLELVLQKRKRGYQPARSCGNPCRSASVRTTPHDNVTIA, from the coding sequence ATGGGAACACACCACTACCAGCTTTATTGCCAGAGGATCGACGCCAACAGGAACATGGCCCGATATTACGCGCTCGCGATCCGGCCAACCCTTTTTGGCGAAATAGCCGTCGTGCGAAGCTGGGGACGGATCGGCAAGGCTGGCGGGGAGATGACCGAGGTGTTCGGCAATGACAACGATGCGATATCGCGCTTTCTCGAACTGGTACTGCAGAAGCGCAAAAGGGGCTATCAACCGGCAAGAAGCTGTGGAAACCCCTGCAGGAGCGCCAGTGTGAGGACAACGCCGCATGACAACGTAACGATCGCCTGA